Proteins co-encoded in one Brassica oleracea var. oleracea cultivar TO1000 chromosome C4, BOL, whole genome shotgun sequence genomic window:
- the LOC106336728 gene encoding topless-related protein 3-like, with translation MLAKVKKLIEATPLFRDKLTFPALRSTKLRTLINQRCVSFFLTMSSLAVDWQHQLCKTPRPDPDIKTLFTDHTCAVPNGPLAPSSVNPPVTTLTKPTAFPSLGAHGPFPPGTAIAAANSANWPGLPKVCSCLGKRFMCEGWFSSIVQSCRRRAVYASIRLSGPVCEKTHSRKLNRVLGRDKWNFMCTYF, from the exons ATGCTAGCAAAAGTAAAGAAACTAATCGAAGCAACTCCTCTTTTTCGTGACAAATTGACGTTCCCTGCATTAAGATCTACGAAACTGCGGACTCTCATTAATCAAAGGTGTGTTTCTTTTTTCCTCACGATGAGTTCTCTTGCAGTTGATTGGCAGCACCAGCTGTGCAAAACTCCTAGGCCAGACCCAGATATTAAAACGCTATTCACAGACCACACATGCGCAGTTCCGAATGGTCCTCTGGCACCTTCATCAGTCAATCCGCCTGTTACAACTTTGACAAAGCCAACAGCTTTTCCGTCACTTGGAGCTCATGGT CCCTTTCCTCCTGGCACTGCAATTGCTGCTGCTAATTCTGCCAACTGGCCCGGTTTACCGAAAG TCTGTTCATGCTTGGGAAAAAGATTTATGTGCGAAGGTTGGTTCAGTTCCATTGTCCAAAGTTGTAGAAGAAGAGCTGTATATGCTTCTATACGTTTGAGTGGTCCAGTGTGTGAGAAAACGCATTCAAGAAAGCTAAATCGTGTATTGGGCAGAGATAAATGGAACTTCATGTGTACATATTTCTGA